Within Nitrospiraceae bacterium, the genomic segment CGGATCATGAATCACAAAGAAGACCTCGAGCAGTTCCCGAAAACTGATGATGGCCGGGTCGAAAGTAATACGCACAGCTTCGGCATGGCCGGTCTGACCACTACAGACCGCCTCATAGGTCGGATTGCCGGTGTGGCCTCCGATGTAACCGGATTCCACCGATATGACACCCTTGATCTGGTCATACACCGCTTCTAAGCACCAAAAGCAGCCGCCAGCGAGGGTCGCCGTTTCGTGCCGAGGTAGAGAAGTTATCGTCGACGGATTCACCGTTACCTCGTTCGTTATTTTTGCCGGGATCTCTGGATCCTTGCACCAATCCTGGCGGCGAGCCAAAGGTGCTCATGCAATCCGTTCCGAGTCCGTCGAGACCCGGACCGTCGGTGCTCCATCTCAGGCATGTCCTCCCTCTTCGAGTTCCTCGAAGGCATCAATTAATTCTTCTAGGTCGTCTCGACCTTCCGCATCGACTGCGAGAAATTCGATTCCAAACGTATCCTCGTCGACCCAACGGACCAAAGCCTGATCAATTAGCAGCGGCTCTTCTTCCCCGGGCACCATCAGTCGGACTCGAATTTGTTTTCCGGGGAATACATCAATCCCGCTTTCAATTCTGGCCCCACCGAGGGAGAGATCAAGGGTGACACCCTCAACTTCATGGGAATTCCCCAATAGTAGGCTCTTGAGGTGGGCCGGAACTCGACGGTGCTGCCGCCTCTCCATCAAGCCCACGGCTTCCCTACTCGGCCGACAGAACCCCTATTCTTCGTCTTCTTCAATGTCCTCGATCCCCTCATAGCTGATTTCTGAGAAGGCCGCAGCAGCTTTCTCACATGCGGCTTCCACCAACTCTTCAGCCTCTTCTGCTGAATCGGCATGGACGACAAACTTCACCGTGATCGCATATCGTGAATCCACTGCTCCTCCTTCGTGTCCGTTACTTCAACACAAGCCCCTAAATAGCAGACCGCGTCGTCTTCGTTCCTCATGATGCGAAAGCGACCTCCGATCCAGCGGCAGAAATAACGCCATCCAGGCAGAGTGAGGAATACGCCTCTCATCACGAGAAATCAACCTGCGACTTGTCCCCAAAATATGTTCCTGGTTACATCACAAGGGCTGCAGGGAACCCCGGAGGATAATGACCTAAAGTTCTTTTGGAGCGATCTATCGGAGAGTTTGAGTCTTCACTTCGGCGCGACTGGGTTGAGTTCGGCTTCGAGGGCCTTTACCAAGTTATTCAGCTTGGCTCGCTCTTCTGTCCTCATTTTCACAAATGCGACACCAAAGGTGTTACCTCGCACCCATCGCACCTGAGCTTCATCGACTCGGAGGGGCCAATCAAGACTCGGAGCATAGATCCGACACTCAAACGCCGCACCAATGACGACCGGTATGTCAGTTTCGATTCTGCATCCGCCGGAGGATAGATCAAGTGTCCGCCCATTCCCTTCCCTTTGCCCTCCAGAGAAAGTGCTTCGAAACTGTGCGGTGAACCGCGGTTGCGCGCGTTTTTCCATCTTGACGCTCCTCCTCCATCACGACATCCATGAAACAAAGAACCCCGGCGCCTCTGCGGAAAGTGCGCCGGGGCTCACTGACATCCCTAGTTATGCCGTCATTTCTTTTTTACGGACAGTAACACGTGTCCGCGGCGGTTCTGCTGATAGCAGGCTTCGTCATGTTCGGCACAGAAGGGTCTCTCCTTCCCATATGAGATGATAGCGATTTGCTTCGGGGCCACTCCCATCTCGACCAGATAGCTCCTCGCAGCCTTGGCTCGCTTTTCACCGAGCACGAAGTTGTATTCGCCCGTCCCTCGCTCATCACAATGTCCCTCAACTTTCATCACCGCACCAGGGTGAGCCTTCAGCCATTCCGCATCTCGATTCAGGGCGTTCATGCCAGAATCTGAAATCACCCATTGATCATATCCAAAAAAGACATCTTGAAGCCCCGCTTCAATCGCGGCCTTTTCTTCTTTAGTGAGTTCCGCACGTTGCCTTTCATTCATTCCTGATGAAGACACCGCAGCGATTCCACCGCCACGTTGCAACCGTTCTTCAGAGGGGTTTTGTGAAAATCCGCTCAGCTCTCCGCTGGATCCTCCCCCAGATATCGTGGGGAACTGTGAATTCCCCGATTGTCCGGCTTCCGTCTCCCCATCGGATTGCCACCACTTGGAACTGCACCCCTGTCCAGCAAGGAGAACCAAACCTATCACTGCAATGACGCCTGATCTGAATGTTTTTCCGTACATGGTTCCTCTCCAATTCCTTTCGGTGAATAATCTGATGCAACAAATATAGCACCAGAAGCGAAAACCCGCGGGTAGCAGAGCCTCCGGGGTTTATCAAGAAATATTAAAGAGTTAGGAAGATATGCGAGCACTGAGCTGGGTCTGGAAGGTAAGGAACGGCTCTACTAGGGTCTAAGGAGTAGGACGATCTGACGAGCCTGCTAGGAATGAGCGGATCTACGATCAGCCCAACGAATGGGGCGCATGAAAGTCCCCAGAGCCGCCAGCGCACATATGAACGCGAGCATGGCAAAACCCACCAACAAGAAAAAACCACCTCTGACGTCGTGGAGGAAAACCGGGTTCATGGGATATCCCTCCTCTGGTAAATCTGTCGACTATCCGCTTTGCCATCCGCAGGAACAAACCCACCGACTTATGGGATCGTGCTTCGTAAGCCAACGCCCACAGGAGGGACAGTGCCTTGTCCAGGCCAGTCGCTCTTCGTGACCGTTAGACCGTCCGTCTAGGGTGCACACAATCTCTGACTTAA encodes:
- a CDS encoding PilZ domain-containing protein; the protein is MERRQHRRVPAHLKSLLLGNSHEVEGVTLDLSLGGARIESGIDVFPGKQIRVRLMVPGEEEPLLIDQALVRWVDEDTFGIEFLAVDAEGRDDLEELIDAFEELEEGGHA
- a CDS encoding PilZ domain-containing protein; this encodes MEKRAQPRFTAQFRSTFSGGQREGNGRTLDLSSGGCRIETDIPVVIGAAFECRIYAPSLDWPLRVDEAQVRWVRGNTFGVAFVKMRTEERAKLNNLVKALEAELNPVAPK
- the pal gene encoding peptidoglycan-associated lipoprotein Pal — encoded protein: MYGKTFRSGVIAVIGLVLLAGQGCSSKWWQSDGETEAGQSGNSQFPTISGGGSSGELSGFSQNPSEERLQRGGGIAAVSSSGMNERQRAELTKEEKAAIEAGLQDVFFGYDQWVISDSGMNALNRDAEWLKAHPGAVMKVEGHCDERGTGEYNFVLGEKRAKAARSYLVEMGVAPKQIAIISYGKERPFCAEHDEACYQQNRRGHVLLSVKKK